A part of Methanohalobium evestigatum Z-7303 genomic DNA contains:
- a CDS encoding metallophosphoesterase: MSIDITPLIDRPALTVSNTEKVLVVADIHLGIEWDLYKSGITIPSQTEKRLERLKGYAEQTDPDRIVLLGDVKHNVPRTSWQEKNEVPYFLDALTEHASVDILPGNHDSGIESLLHENNDIKVHSSKGAVIDGVGYFHGHTWPAFELLQTEYVVTAHNHPTVRFTDSLGHPTIEPSWIRSEFNFDELSRYQSLDYQSWNNPIVFVMPAFNELCGGIAFNESLHEDLLGPVFSTKTFELDDSEVYLLDGMYLGVLKNIRKSSMTRKRTSRKVKTKKR, translated from the coding sequence ATGAGTATAGACATCACTCCACTTATAGACCGTCCGGCATTAACAGTTTCCAATACCGAAAAGGTACTTGTGGTCGCTGATATACATCTTGGTATTGAATGGGACCTTTATAAAAGCGGAATAACAATACCAAGCCAGACAGAAAAACGTCTTGAGAGGCTAAAAGGATATGCTGAACAGACAGACCCTGACAGGATTGTTCTTCTTGGAGATGTAAAACACAACGTACCCCGAACTTCATGGCAGGAGAAAAATGAAGTCCCCTATTTCCTTGATGCTTTAACAGAACACGCATCTGTGGATATACTACCGGGTAACCATGACTCAGGTATAGAATCATTGTTGCATGAAAATAATGATATAAAAGTTCACTCATCAAAGGGTGCAGTAATTGATGGAGTTGGATATTTCCATGGACACACTTGGCCTGCTTTTGAATTATTACAAACTGAGTATGTAGTTACTGCACACAACCATCCAACAGTAAGGTTTACAGATTCGCTCGGTCATCCAACAATAGAGCCGTCATGGATAAGGTCAGAGTTCAATTTTGATGAGTTATCCCGTTATCAAAGTCTTGATTATCAATCATGGAATAATCCCATTGTATTTGTAATGCCTGCGTTCAATGAGCTTTGTGGCGGTATAGCTTTTAATGAGTCATTACATGAGGATTTATTAGGTCCAGTATTTTCTACAAAAACATTTGAACTTGATGATTCAGAAGTTTATCTGCTTGATGGTATGTATCTTGGGGTTTTGAAAAATATACGTAAATCAAGCATGACAAGAAAAAGAACATCACGAAAAGTTAAAACCAAGAAGAGATAA
- the acs gene encoding acetate--CoA ligase, whose translation MEETIESKLEEYELINPPEDFVKQANINDPEVYKRAEDNPEKFWEELAEHIDWFEKWKRVLGWEPPHAKWFVGGKLNASYNCIDRHINKRGEKTAILWEGEKGDIRKYTYNELLEATSRFANALKNQGVEKGDIVTIYMPMIPEAVIAMLACARIGAPHSVVFAGFSADALADRINNAESKYVITTDGYYRRGKILEHKNKTDEGISKAETVEKVIVVNHLDNEIEIKPGRDVWWHEIIESADSTCEPEKMDSEDMLFLMYTSGTTGSPKGIVHTTGGYMVGTHVTANWVFDLKEDDIYWCSADVGWITGHSYIVYGPLSNGSTIFMYEGAPDYPDKDRFWEMIEKHKITIFYTAPTAVRAFMKWGSEWPEKHDLSSLRLLGTVGEPINPDPWWWYYKNIGYEKCPIVDTWWQTETGMILITPLPGITPMKPGSPTNPFPGIKASVLDDEGNKIEPGHGGYLAIERPWPSMIRTVYGDEERFINTYWSKWGPDKYMTEDAARLDNDNYFWILGRVDDVINVAGHRLGTMELESALESHPDVVEAAVEGIKDEIKGEAVFGYVILSSGSKEDEKLKQELRDKIVKDIGPIAKPKGIVFTDDLPKTRSGKIMRRILKAITNNKDEGDTSTLQNPEIVDELKRKVKELDVN comes from the coding sequence ATGGAAGAAACGATTGAATCAAAACTTGAAGAATATGAACTAATAAATCCCCCTGAAGATTTTGTAAAACAAGCCAATATAAATGACCCTGAGGTATATAAAAGAGCTGAAGATAACCCAGAAAAATTCTGGGAAGAACTTGCAGAGCATATCGATTGGTTCGAAAAATGGAAACGTGTCCTTGGATGGGAACCTCCACATGCAAAATGGTTTGTTGGTGGAAAACTCAATGCATCGTATAATTGCATTGACCGGCATATAAACAAACGTGGTGAAAAGACCGCTATCCTCTGGGAAGGTGAAAAAGGAGACATCCGCAAATATACATATAATGAACTCTTAGAAGCCACTTCAAGATTTGCAAATGCACTGAAAAATCAGGGTGTTGAAAAAGGAGATATTGTCACCATATATATGCCCATGATACCTGAAGCGGTTATAGCCATGCTTGCCTGTGCCAGAATCGGTGCTCCTCATAGTGTAGTTTTTGCCGGTTTTTCGGCTGATGCTCTTGCAGACCGAATAAACAATGCAGAAAGTAAATACGTTATCACAACAGATGGTTATTATAGACGTGGAAAGATTCTGGAACACAAAAACAAAACCGATGAAGGGATTAGTAAAGCAGAAACTGTAGAAAAAGTCATTGTTGTCAATCATCTTGATAATGAAATAGAGATAAAACCCGGAAGAGATGTTTGGTGGCATGAAATAATTGAATCTGCAGATTCTACCTGTGAACCCGAAAAAATGGATTCTGAAGATATGCTGTTTTTAATGTACACAAGCGGTACTACCGGTAGTCCGAAAGGTATTGTCCATACAACCGGTGGGTATATGGTTGGTACTCATGTTACAGCAAACTGGGTTTTTGATTTAAAAGAGGATGACATATACTGGTGTTCAGCAGATGTTGGATGGATTACCGGTCACTCGTATATTGTTTATGGTCCTCTTTCAAATGGCTCGACCATATTCATGTATGAAGGTGCACCGGATTATCCGGATAAAGACCGATTCTGGGAAATGATTGAAAAACACAAAATTACAATATTTTACACAGCACCAACCGCAGTCCGAGCCTTTATGAAATGGGGGTCTGAATGGCCTGAGAAACATGACCTTTCATCATTAAGACTGCTCGGAACCGTGGGTGAACCAATTAACCCTGACCCATGGTGGTGGTACTACAAAAACATTGGATATGAAAAATGCCCGATTGTTGATACATGGTGGCAGACCGAAACCGGTATGATATTGATAACACCACTACCCGGAATAACACCCATGAAACCAGGTAGTCCGACAAACCCGTTCCCTGGTATAAAGGCTTCAGTTCTTGACGATGAAGGCAATAAAATAGAACCGGGTCATGGTGGATATCTTGCAATAGAAAGACCTTGGCCCAGTATGATTCGCACGGTTTATGGGGATGAAGAGCGGTTTATCAACACCTACTGGAGCAAATGGGGTCCTGATAAATATATGACCGAAGACGCTGCCCGGTTGGATAATGACAATTATTTCTGGATTCTGGGTCGTGTAGATGATGTTATCAATGTCGCTGGACATCGTCTTGGTACTATGGAATTGGAAAGTGCGTTGGAATCACATCCTGATGTTGTTGAAGCTGCCGTTGAAGGTATAAAAGATGAAATAAAAGGAGAAGCAGTTTTTGGTTATGTCATATTGAGTTCGGGGTCAAAAGAAGATGAGAAACTCAAGCAGGAATTAAGGGATAAAATTGTTAAAGACATAGGGCCTATTGCAAAACCAAAAGGAATTGTATTTACGGACGACCTTCCGAAAACAAGAAGCGGTAAAATAATGAGAAGAATTTTGAAAGCCATTACAAACAATAAAGATGAAGGCGACACTTCTACCCTTCAAAACCCTGAAATCGTAGATGAGCTTAAAAGAAAAGTTAAAGAATTAGATGTGAATTGA
- the pyrF gene encoding orotidine-5'-phosphate decarboxylase, giving the protein MEKNNQLILALDVTEKNKALDVAEKVYEYVDAVKIGYPLVLKTGIGIIEDISSRVPVIADFKVADIPNTNRLICEQVFNSGADAVIVHGFTGRDSLDACVATANEYNRQVFVVADMSHPGATEFFQQVSEKIAKMSLDTGVSGVVAPATRTNSVENIRKIIGNELAIISPGVGAQGGSASDVINKGADWVITGRSIYQSDSPDTEAKKVVQEIKNRN; this is encoded by the coding sequence ATGGAAAAAAACAACCAACTCATACTTGCACTTGATGTCACCGAGAAGAATAAAGCACTTGATGTTGCCGAAAAAGTCTATGAATATGTGGACGCAGTTAAAATCGGTTATCCCCTTGTCCTTAAAACTGGAATTGGAATTATAGAAGATATTTCATCCCGTGTACCGGTCATAGCAGATTTCAAAGTTGCAGATATTCCCAACACCAACCGCCTTATCTGTGAACAGGTTTTTAACTCAGGAGCTGATGCGGTCATTGTCCACGGATTTACCGGTCGTGACAGTCTTGATGCATGCGTCGCGACAGCAAACGAATATAACCGACAGGTGTTTGTCGTGGCTGATATGAGCCATCCCGGAGCTACTGAATTCTTCCAGCAGGTTTCGGAAAAAATCGCAAAAATGTCATTAGATACCGGTGTTTCAGGGGTTGTTGCACCTGCAACCCGAACTAATAGTGTTGAAAATATACGAAAAATTATAGGAAACGAACTTGCCATAATTTCACCAGGTGTAGGCGCACAGGGAGGAAGTGCTTCAGATGTCATCAATAAAGGAGCTGACTGGGTGATTACAGGACGGAGTATATACCAGTCCGATTCACCTGATACTGAAGCCAAAAAGGTTGTTCAGGAGATTAAAAATAGGAACTAA
- the oadA gene encoding sodium-extruding oxaloacetate decarboxylase subunit alpha, with translation MRVKLTDTILRDAHQSLLATRMRTRNMLPIVDKLDEVGYHSLEMWGGATFDSCIRYLNEDPWERLRELKKHMHNTQAQMLLRGQNLVGYRHYPDDVVEKFVTKAYENGIDIFRIFDAVNDVRNMETAINTANKLGAHVQGTICYTISPVHTTEKYVELAKELEQRECDSLCIKDMAGLLSPHAAEELIKSIKKKVSLPISLHCHCTSGMAPMTYMAACEAGVDVLDTALSPFSGGSSQPPTESMVAALQGTPYDTGLDLEAFTEIAEYFKQVKEEYRSIMDPISEQVDTNVLIYQVPGGMLSNLVSQLKEQNALGKYKDVLAEIPKVRAELGYPPLVTPTSQIVGTQAVLNVVMGERYKMVPKEVKDYVRGFYGQPPQPISSEMIAKIIENEEPFTGRPADLLEPEYEEKKKEAEDLGLVRNEEDVLTYILYPSIAPKFLRGEAEEEQLAPVETEKPPQKSSSPDTGIPTEFKVTIDQEVYNVKVEPVGGSVVSVTEEDTSHTPDPENVEGAVTSSMQGTVLSVHMNVGDTVNEGDPVCVIEAMKMESTITASHGGVVKEIYVSEGDAISSGDLLASIV, from the coding sequence ATGAGAGTAAAATTAACAGACACCATACTAAGAGATGCCCATCAATCACTGCTTGCAACGCGTATGAGAACACGTAATATGCTACCGATTGTAGATAAACTGGATGAAGTAGGCTACCACTCCCTTGAAATGTGGGGAGGCGCTACTTTTGACAGCTGTATAAGGTATCTCAATGAAGACCCTTGGGAAAGGCTGAGAGAACTCAAAAAACATATGCACAATACACAAGCTCAGATGCTTCTTAGAGGACAAAACCTTGTCGGGTATAGACACTATCCTGACGATGTTGTTGAAAAATTTGTTACAAAAGCCTACGAAAACGGAATAGATATTTTCAGAATCTTTGATGCAGTAAATGATGTCCGGAACATGGAAACCGCCATAAATACAGCCAACAAACTCGGAGCTCATGTGCAGGGTACAATTTGCTATACCATAAGTCCGGTGCACACAACTGAAAAGTATGTAGAACTGGCAAAAGAACTCGAGCAAAGAGAATGTGATTCATTGTGTATCAAAGACATGGCAGGTCTGCTGTCACCCCATGCTGCAGAAGAACTTATAAAATCCATCAAGAAAAAGGTATCCTTACCCATTTCACTCCACTGTCACTGCACTTCAGGCATGGCTCCAATGACCTATATGGCAGCTTGTGAAGCAGGTGTAGATGTACTTGATACTGCATTATCTCCGTTTTCAGGAGGAAGCTCCCAACCCCCTACAGAGTCTATGGTAGCTGCACTTCAGGGCACACCCTATGATACTGGACTTGATCTGGAAGCCTTTACAGAAATTGCTGAATATTTCAAGCAGGTTAAAGAGGAATACAGAAGCATAATGGACCCGATATCAGAACAGGTAGACACTAATGTACTGATTTATCAGGTACCAGGTGGTATGCTTTCCAACCTTGTATCCCAGTTGAAAGAACAGAATGCACTTGGAAAATACAAGGATGTTCTGGCTGAAATACCAAAAGTGCGTGCAGAACTGGGTTATCCACCGCTTGTAACCCCTACAAGCCAGATTGTTGGCACACAGGCAGTATTGAATGTTGTAATGGGTGAACGCTACAAAATGGTGCCAAAAGAAGTTAAAGATTATGTTCGCGGGTTTTACGGCCAGCCACCACAGCCAATTAGCAGTGAGATGATTGCCAAGATTATAGAAAATGAAGAACCATTTACTGGTCGTCCTGCTGATTTACTGGAACCAGAATATGAAGAAAAGAAAAAAGAAGCAGAAGACCTCGGCCTGGTAAGAAACGAAGAGGATGTTCTTACTTATATACTCTACCCATCTATAGCACCCAAATTCCTCAGAGGAGAAGCTGAAGAAGAACAACTCGCACCGGTTGAGACCGAAAAACCACCTCAAAAATCTTCATCCCCTGATACAGGTATACCTACAGAATTCAAGGTAACCATTGACCAGGAAGTATACAATGTTAAAGTAGAACCTGTAGGCGGCTCTGTTGTTTCAGTTACAGAAGAGGATACATCACATACCCCTGACCCGGAAAATGTTGAAGGTGCTGTCACCAGTTCCATGCAGGGTACTGTACTTTCAGTACACATGAACGTAGGAGATACAGTTAACGAAGGCGACCCGGTTTGTGTAATTGAAGCCATGAAAATGGAAAGCACTATAACCGCTTCACATGGTGGAGTTGTTAAGGAAATATATGTCTCCGAAGGAGATGCAATATCATCAGGAGATTTACTGGCTTCAATCGTATAA
- a CDS encoding acetyl-CoA carboxylase biotin carboxylase subunit encodes MFKKILVANRGEIAIRIMRACRELDIPTVAVYSEADKNALFAKYADESYPIGPAPSSKSYLDINKILDVAEESGADGIHPGYGFLSENPEFARECEKRGITFIGPSSDVIEKMGSKISARNIMIDAGVPVVPGTEEPIEDVNTAIDIAESIGFPVIIKASAGGGGIGMKIVHSREDFEKALNSIQSIASSAFGDSTVFIEKYVEEPRHIEIQILSDKYGNTIYISDRECSIQRRHQKLIEEAPSPIMTPELRKEMGEAAVKAAKAIGYENAGTVEFLYSKGEFYFLEVNTRLQVEHTITEMINGIDIVKDQLYIACGEKLPYKQEDMDIRGSAIECRINAEDPLNDFAPSPGKIRRYRSAGGPGVRVDSGVHMGYTISPYYDSMISKLCVWGKNRDEAINRMKRALFEYVVVGVTTNIPFHKAILENDAFRRGELTTHFIDTHDILEDVEKIVDKEAKRNMTLASALDNQNQKVAAVTSAVNAYLDGYKKQNQ; translated from the coding sequence ATGTTCAAGAAAATACTTGTTGCAAATAGAGGAGAAATCGCCATAAGGATTATGCGCGCATGTCGTGAACTTGATATTCCTACTGTTGCAGTTTATTCTGAAGCTGATAAGAACGCTCTTTTTGCTAAATACGCTGATGAATCCTATCCCATCGGTCCGGCGCCTTCGAGCAAAAGCTATCTTGATATCAATAAAATACTGGATGTTGCAGAAGAAAGCGGTGCAGATGGTATACATCCGGGATATGGTTTTTTATCAGAAAACCCAGAGTTTGCAAGAGAGTGTGAAAAACGGGGTATCACATTTATCGGTCCGTCCAGCGATGTAATCGAAAAAATGGGTAGCAAAATTTCAGCCCGGAATATAATGATTGATGCCGGTGTTCCGGTTGTTCCGGGTACTGAAGAACCAATAGAGGATGTGAACACCGCCATAGATATTGCAGAATCGATAGGGTTCCCTGTTATTATAAAAGCCTCTGCAGGCGGCGGTGGAATCGGGATGAAAATTGTCCATTCACGGGAAGATTTTGAAAAAGCTCTAAATTCCATCCAGTCAATAGCATCTTCGGCTTTTGGTGACTCCACTGTATTTATTGAAAAATATGTTGAAGAACCGCGTCACATTGAAATCCAGATTCTTTCGGATAAATACGGTAACACTATATACATTTCAGATAGAGAATGTTCTATCCAGAGACGTCATCAGAAACTGATAGAGGAAGCTCCATCACCCATAATGACCCCTGAACTGCGGAAAGAAATGGGTGAAGCTGCTGTGAAAGCGGCAAAAGCGATAGGTTATGAGAACGCTGGTACGGTTGAATTCCTCTATTCAAAAGGTGAATTTTACTTCCTTGAAGTCAATACACGCCTTCAGGTAGAGCATACCATCACTGAGATGATTAACGGTATAGATATTGTAAAAGACCAGTTATACATTGCATGCGGTGAAAAATTACCCTACAAACAAGAAGATATGGATATCAGAGGGTCAGCAATTGAATGCCGAATAAATGCTGAAGATCCGTTAAACGATTTTGCACCTTCTCCCGGAAAAATACGAAGATACCGGTCAGCAGGTGGTCCTGGTGTACGGGTAGACAGTGGTGTGCATATGGGATATACTATATCTCCGTATTATGATTCAATGATTTCAAAGCTTTGTGTCTGGGGTAAAAACCGTGACGAAGCCATAAACAGGATGAAGCGTGCATTGTTTGAATATGTCGTTGTTGGTGTTACAACAAATATACCCTTCCATAAAGCAATACTTGAAAATGATGCATTCCGCAGAGGAGAACTTACCACCCATTTTATAGACACACATGATATCCTTGAAGACGTTGAAAAAATTGTTGACAAGGAAGCAAAACGCAACATGACCCTTGCATCAGCTCTGGATAATCAAAACCAGAAGGTTGCTGCTGTCACCAGTGCGGTTAATGCCTACCTTGATGGGTACAAAAAACAAAACCAATAA
- a CDS encoding biotin--[acetyl-CoA-carboxylase] ligase produces MSDRKEDILNILKNSDQKPVSGEELGEQLGISRTMVWKYIKSLKDDGYNITSSTKTGYILNSSPDMLYSEEILSGLKTSIIGNKIYHFDELESTNEEAKRLAPDEDEGTVIISETQKSGRGRMGRDWTSPRGGIYMSVILKPTIPASHAYHLTLVAGIAVANAIRNLGINACIKWPNDILINNRKVCGILTEINAEIEKIDYIVLGMGINANVDTGMFSSELKEGSTSLKSELGKPVERVSFVQNLLYEFEQEYIKFKSKPFNDIVDEWISLSDTIGKEVSIMTPSKMVEGKAIGVTKNGALIVKKDDGEKEEIIAGRCIYTRTS; encoded by the coding sequence TTGAGCGACAGAAAAGAAGATATTTTAAACATCCTAAAAAATTCTGACCAGAAACCTGTTTCAGGTGAAGAATTGGGTGAACAATTGGGAATAAGCAGAACTATGGTCTGGAAGTATATAAAATCTTTAAAAGATGATGGATATAATATTACATCTTCCACTAAAACTGGTTATATATTAAATTCTTCACCTGATATGCTCTATTCTGAAGAAATCCTCTCTGGGCTCAAAACCAGTATTATAGGAAATAAAATATATCATTTTGATGAACTGGAATCAACCAACGAAGAAGCCAAAAGATTAGCACCTGATGAAGATGAAGGAACTGTCATAATCTCAGAAACCCAAAAAAGTGGACGAGGTCGAATGGGAAGAGATTGGACATCACCTCGTGGAGGAATATATATGTCGGTTATTCTAAAACCGACAATTCCGGCATCTCATGCCTACCATCTAACCCTTGTTGCAGGTATTGCTGTTGCAAATGCTATCAGAAATCTTGGTATTAACGCCTGTATTAAATGGCCGAATGACATTCTTATAAACAACAGAAAAGTTTGCGGGATTCTTACAGAAATAAACGCCGAAATTGAAAAAATCGATTATATAGTGCTGGGTATGGGAATAAATGCAAATGTTGATACAGGTATGTTTTCCAGTGAACTAAAAGAAGGGTCGACCTCTTTAAAATCTGAACTTGGTAAGCCAGTAGAACGTGTATCATTTGTACAAAATCTTTTATATGAATTTGAACAGGAATACATAAAATTTAAATCAAAGCCATTTAACGATATTGTTGATGAATGGATATCTCTGTCTGACACTATCGGCAAAGAGGTATCAATAATGACACCATCCAAAATGGTAGAAGGAAAAGCAATAGGAGTTACAAAAAATGGTGCTCTTATTGTCAAAAAAGATGATGGTGAAAAAGAAGAAATAATAGCAGGCAGATGTATATATACACGAACAAGTTAA
- a CDS encoding S-layer protein domain-containing protein, producing MRQNTKLKTFVSLLIILMILHSGVTVVSSQSEEDDSVPVVLINGTKIFIKSDESHSFYQGYKLQIKGVNQEDERLWLELSLNGRSVKSDVVHEGEHFTYKRDSTVILNATVDKIYSNPENELVTFKSVYQYLDPQLETPKLNNSENPANSSNDTNSTNNSKGGDGYLQTAITIAGTISIGVIVVYILYKNTT from the coding sequence ATGAGACAGAATACGAAACTGAAAACATTTGTATCCCTGCTGATAATACTCATGATACTACATTCCGGGGTCACAGTTGTTTCATCCCAATCAGAAGAAGATGATAGTGTCCCTGTTGTTCTGATTAATGGCACAAAGATTTTCATCAAATCCGATGAAAGCCATTCGTTCTATCAGGGATATAAGCTCCAAATAAAAGGAGTGAATCAGGAAGATGAAAGATTATGGCTCGAGCTGTCGTTGAATGGTAGAAGTGTTAAAAGTGATGTTGTTCATGAAGGCGAACATTTTACGTATAAAAGAGATTCTACAGTTATATTAAACGCTACAGTGGATAAAATATACTCAAATCCTGAAAATGAACTTGTTACATTCAAATCGGTTTACCAGTATCTTGACCCTCAATTAGAAACCCCGAAATTGAACAACTCAGAAAACCCTGCAAATAGTAGCAACGATACTAATTCCACTAATAATTCAAAAGGGGGAGACGGTTACTTACAGACAGCAATTACAATTGCTGGAACGATTTCCATTGGTGTTATTGTAGTTTACATATTATACAAAAACACAACTTAA